Proteins from a genomic interval of Eisenibacter elegans DSM 3317:
- a CDS encoding alpha/beta hydrolase, with the protein MTFKRLLLVFVILFSCLSVGYLMGPKPPKPDITVQLPAQPSDFDALEEQIAAHEAQYNLKPDNEARIVWADSTRRKTPYSIVYLHGFSASQGEGHPVHRRLAAQLGCNLYLARLAGHGQGDKDAMKQLTPEQLIASAAEALAIGQQLGEKVILVGTSTGGALALHLAAQTPEAVAALVLYSPLVVFRKPYIHLLNNPWGRQIGTMAQGEYIQNNGTGKIAQYWSQHYHLQGVIALTSFAEAVMTEETFSKVTQPCFMGYYYKDEENQDQTVSVEAALQMFEMLATPKSQKRAQAFPDAGAHVIASQYTNPQYKKVQEATVKFLEEVVFK; encoded by the coding sequence ATGACTTTCAAGCGCCTGTTACTCGTTTTTGTTATCCTATTTTCCTGCCTTAGTGTTGGGTATCTGATGGGTCCCAAGCCTCCTAAGCCCGATATCACGGTACAGCTGCCGGCACAGCCCTCAGACTTTGATGCGCTCGAAGAACAGATAGCCGCACACGAAGCACAATATAACCTAAAGCCTGATAACGAAGCACGCATTGTATGGGCAGACAGCACCCGCCGCAAAACCCCTTACAGTATTGTGTATCTGCACGGATTTTCGGCCAGCCAAGGCGAAGGCCACCCTGTACATCGGCGCTTGGCCGCCCAACTTGGCTGCAACCTCTACCTAGCGCGCCTAGCAGGCCACGGCCAAGGCGATAAGGATGCGATGAAACAACTTACCCCTGAGCAGCTGATCGCTTCGGCTGCCGAAGCGCTGGCCATCGGCCAACAACTGGGCGAAAAAGTGATTCTAGTCGGTACTTCTACCGGAGGCGCACTGGCCCTGCACCTAGCCGCACAAACCCCCGAGGCAGTGGCTGCGCTGGTACTCTACTCTCCTTTGGTAGTCTTTCGAAAACCTTACATTCACCTACTCAACAACCCTTGGGGAAGACAAATTGGAACAATGGCTCAAGGCGAATACATCCAAAATAACGGCACGGGCAAAATTGCCCAATATTGGTCACAACATTACCATCTCCAAGGAGTGATTGCCTTGACTTCCTTCGCAGAGGCAGTGATGACCGAAGAAACCTTCTCTAAAGTTACTCAACCCTGCTTTATGGGGTATTATTATAAAGACGAAGAAAACCAAGACCAGACCGTCTCGGTAGAAGCTGCCTTGCAAATGTTTGAAATGCTCGCCACCCCCAAGTCCCAAAAACGTGCACAAGCATTTCCCGATGCCGGAGCACACGTCATCGCCTCGCAATATAC
- a CDS encoding efflux RND transporter periplasmic adaptor subunit, protein MINTHNKLGVFSLITCIILLQACGGKAPQKEAEERLAVISLKTVDTQVKQEYVADIEAVQNVEVRNKVSGFIEKIFVDEGQKVSQGQVLFQLNDSEYRAQLATATANLQTLKAEAQAAKLEVDRIQQLVDKKVVSNTELAMAQAKMAAAQAKVAEAQSLADQAALRLSHTIIKAPFDGTIDRIPFKQGSLLQDGTLLTTISSLGAVYAYFKVSEAQYLHYMRRLKKEGDNNINTVELLLADGTIYEYKGQIETLEGDFESSTGSIAFRAKFPNPDHLLRHNATGKVIITTPVDKALVVPQRAVFEIQDKSYVFVLGVRQQGTVAGFCPPAAPAQFLFGGLRPQTRRQNPL, encoded by the coding sequence ATGATTAACACCCATAACAAATTAGGCGTTTTTAGCCTGATAACATGCATAATATTATTACAGGCCTGTGGTGGCAAAGCCCCTCAAAAAGAGGCAGAAGAGCGCCTTGCCGTCATTAGTTTGAAAACCGTAGACACTCAAGTAAAACAGGAGTATGTAGCCGACATAGAGGCTGTCCAGAACGTGGAAGTACGCAATAAGGTATCGGGCTTTATAGAAAAGATATTTGTAGACGAAGGGCAAAAAGTATCTCAAGGCCAAGTGCTATTCCAACTCAATGATTCGGAATACCGCGCTCAGCTGGCAACAGCTACCGCCAACCTACAAACACTCAAGGCTGAAGCCCAAGCCGCCAAGCTCGAAGTAGACCGTATCCAGCAATTGGTAGATAAGAAGGTCGTCTCGAACACAGAGTTGGCGATGGCGCAAGCCAAAATGGCCGCCGCACAGGCCAAAGTAGCAGAAGCACAATCGCTGGCCGACCAAGCTGCGCTCCGCCTTTCGCATACCATCATCAAAGCACCTTTTGATGGCACTATCGACCGTATCCCCTTCAAGCAGGGTAGCCTCTTACAAGATGGCACACTCCTGACGACCATCTCCTCATTGGGAGCAGTATATGCATACTTCAAAGTATCTGAAGCCCAATACCTGCACTATATGCGCCGCCTCAAAAAAGAAGGCGATAACAACATCAATACCGTAGAACTGTTGTTGGCTGATGGAACAATCTATGAATACAAAGGGCAAATCGAAACCTTAGAAGGTGATTTTGAAAGCAGCACCGGTTCGATTGCTTTCAGAGCCAAATTCCCCAACCCTGACCACCTCCTCCGCCACAATGCCACCGGCAAGGTCATCATCACGACCCCTGTCGACAAGGCGCTGGTAGTGCCACAACGTGCCGTATTCGAAATCCAAGACAAGAGCTATGTCTTTGTCCTAGGGGTCAGACAACAAGGTACAGTCGCGGGCTTTTGTCCCCCAGCAGCGCCTGCCCAATTTTTATTTGGTGGCCTCAGGCCTCAAACCCGGCGACAAAATCCTCTATGA
- a CDS encoding efflux RND transporter permease subunit, with amino-acid sequence MVDTFIKRPILSLVISLFFVLLGLLALITLPVTQFPDIAPPSVTVTAKYNGANAEVAMKAVATTLERAINGVPGMTYMTTVVSNNGVTLIQVYFQVGTDPDVAAVSVQNRVATVIDELPEEVIRAGVSTEKEVNSMLMYLNITHEDTTVDEKFIYNFTDINILQELKRIDGVGFCEILGSREYAIRVWLKPDRLVAYKLDAEEVIAAIRAQNIEAAPGKTGESSARAPQIKEYVLKYTGKLTKPEEYANIVIRADEDGSILRLKDVAEIELGSVTYNMMSETDGQPSASIMIKQRPGSNASEVIQNVKDRMAELKATKFPAGVDYSLSYDVSRFLDASIHEVIKTLIEAFLLVFLVVFIFLQDIRATVISALAVPVALIGTLACMQLMGFSINMLTLFALVLAIGIVVDNAIVVVEAVHATMLTRHVSAYEATFIAMREITAAIIAITLVMSAVFVPVAFLSGPVGVFYRQFSLTLAFAIVISGINALTLAPALCALWMKNTHGEPPKRNLLARFLRGFDRQYMKVENGYRQTVIQLAGRKLVTALVLVAFVVGTGLMSQILPTGFIPNEDQGMIYVDVVSPAGATLERSAETLRKIQQVAAQLEEVESVSTLAGFSLLTEANGASYGMGMINLKPWDERELTDEALMQVLREKTKDLGEANIEYFAPPAVPGFGNAGGFELRLTDQTGLLDLNKTAEVTQQFLEALRKRKEIAGAFTSFDASFPQYLIHLDPALVAKKGLTVEKAMDNLQVLIGSFYATNFVRFGQMYKVMLQASPEYRLKPEDLMQLYVKNNQGEMVSYATFARMERVYGPEQITRYNMYVAAMINGDAAKGYSSGEAIKAVEAVAKEVLPKGYSIEWSGMTREEILSGNQTIYIFAICLLFVYLILAAQYESFALPMAVLLSLPVGVFGTYFFLQITGLQNNIYAQVALVMLIGLLGKNAILIVEFAMQQQQKKQISAFEAAVEGATLRLRPILMTSFAFIAGMIPLCLASGAGALGNKSIGVAAAGGMLIGTVIGVFLIPGLYVIFAELGKKRNASAADIVPETTLTETNA; translated from the coding sequence ATGGTAGATACTTTCATCAAGCGGCCAATCCTGTCATTGGTCATCTCGCTCTTTTTTGTCCTTTTGGGATTGCTGGCATTGATTACATTGCCTGTTACCCAATTCCCAGACATCGCCCCGCCCTCTGTTACAGTTACGGCCAAATACAATGGCGCAAACGCCGAAGTAGCGATGAAGGCCGTCGCCACAACACTCGAACGCGCCATCAACGGTGTACCCGGAATGACCTATATGACCACCGTGGTCAGCAACAACGGTGTTACCCTGATACAAGTCTATTTTCAGGTAGGAACAGATCCTGATGTGGCTGCCGTAAGTGTCCAAAACCGTGTAGCTACTGTTATTGATGAGCTGCCCGAAGAGGTAATACGCGCCGGAGTGAGCACCGAGAAAGAGGTCAACAGTATGTTGATGTACCTCAACATCACCCACGAAGACACGACGGTAGACGAAAAATTCATCTACAATTTCACCGATATTAATATCCTCCAAGAGCTTAAAAGGATTGATGGGGTAGGTTTTTGCGAAATCTTAGGCTCGCGGGAGTATGCCATCCGTGTGTGGCTCAAGCCTGATAGGTTGGTGGCTTACAAACTTGATGCAGAAGAGGTAATTGCGGCCATACGCGCCCAAAACATCGAGGCCGCCCCCGGCAAAACCGGCGAAAGCTCAGCTCGGGCACCACAAATCAAGGAGTATGTACTCAAATATACCGGTAAGCTCACCAAGCCCGAAGAGTATGCCAATATCGTAATCAGAGCTGATGAAGATGGATCTATCTTGCGCCTCAAGGATGTAGCCGAAATAGAACTAGGCTCTGTTACTTACAATATGATGTCAGAAACTGATGGACAACCTTCGGCCTCGATTATGATTAAGCAGCGCCCGGGGTCTAACGCTTCCGAGGTAATCCAGAACGTAAAAGACCGGATGGCCGAGCTCAAGGCCACCAAGTTTCCGGCAGGGGTAGATTATAGCCTCTCCTACGATGTGTCGCGCTTTTTGGATGCCTCTATCCACGAGGTAATCAAGACCTTGATTGAGGCTTTCTTGCTGGTATTCTTGGTTGTGTTTATCTTCTTACAAGACATTCGCGCCACCGTCATCTCGGCGCTGGCGGTGCCAGTGGCCTTGATTGGTACTTTGGCATGTATGCAGCTGATGGGTTTTTCTATCAATATGCTGACACTTTTTGCCCTTGTACTGGCCATCGGGATTGTGGTCGATAATGCCATTGTGGTGGTGGAGGCTGTCCACGCCACCATGCTCACCCGGCACGTATCGGCCTACGAGGCAACCTTTATCGCGATGCGCGAAATCACGGCGGCTATCATCGCCATTACCTTGGTGATGTCTGCCGTATTTGTACCGGTGGCTTTCCTCTCCGGCCCTGTAGGGGTATTTTATCGGCAGTTTTCCTTGACCTTGGCTTTTGCCATCGTCATCTCGGGTATCAACGCCCTGACCCTTGCGCCCGCACTTTGTGCCCTTTGGATGAAAAACACCCACGGCGAGCCACCCAAGCGCAATCTCCTTGCCCGTTTCTTGCGCGGCTTCGACCGCCAGTATATGAAGGTGGAAAATGGGTATCGCCAAACCGTGATACAGTTGGCCGGGCGCAAGCTGGTAACGGCCTTGGTCTTGGTGGCCTTTGTCGTGGGCACGGGGCTGATGAGCCAAATACTACCTACAGGCTTTATTCCGAATGAAGACCAAGGGATGATTTATGTCGATGTGGTGTCGCCTGCCGGCGCTACGCTGGAGCGCAGTGCCGAAACCCTCCGCAAAATCCAACAAGTGGCTGCCCAACTCGAAGAGGTGGAGTCGGTCTCTACCCTGGCGGGTTTCAGTTTGTTGACCGAGGCCAATGGTGCTTCTTATGGGATGGGAATGATTAACCTCAAACCTTGGGACGAGCGCGAGCTCACCGACGAAGCCCTGATGCAGGTCTTGCGCGAAAAAACCAAGGACTTGGGCGAAGCCAATATCGAATATTTTGCCCCACCTGCCGTACCGGGCTTTGGGAATGCCGGCGGTTTTGAGCTGCGCCTCACAGACCAAACCGGCCTCCTTGATCTCAACAAGACCGCCGAGGTTACCCAACAATTCTTAGAAGCCCTGCGCAAACGCAAAGAGATTGCCGGTGCTTTTACGAGTTTCGATGCCAGTTTCCCACAATACCTCATACACCTCGACCCGGCCTTGGTAGCCAAAAAGGGGCTGACTGTGGAGAAAGCGATGGACAACCTACAGGTGCTCATCGGAAGTTTTTATGCTACCAATTTTGTGCGCTTTGGGCAAATGTACAAGGTGATGCTACAGGCCTCGCCAGAGTACCGCCTCAAACCCGAAGACCTGATGCAGCTCTATGTCAAAAACAATCAGGGAGAAATGGTCTCTTATGCCACTTTTGCCCGGATGGAGCGCGTCTATGGCCCTGAGCAAATCACCCGCTACAATATGTATGTAGCCGCAATGATCAACGGAGATGCAGCCAAAGGCTACAGCAGTGGGGAGGCGATTAAGGCCGTAGAAGCGGTGGCCAAAGAGGTATTGCCCAAGGGCTACAGCATCGAATGGTCGGGGATGACACGGGAGGAAATCCTTTCTGGCAATCAAACCATCTATATTTTTGCCATCTGTTTGCTGTTTGTGTACCTCATCTTAGCCGCACAATACGAGAGCTTTGCCCTTCCGATGGCCGTATTGTTGTCTTTGCCAGTAGGGGTGTTCGGAACCTACTTTTTCCTACAAATCACCGGGCTGCAAAATAATATCTACGCCCAAGTGGCTCTGGTAATGCTCATCGGCTTGTTGGGCAAAAACGCCATTCTGATTGTAGAGTTTGCTATGCAGCAGCAACAAAAGAAACAGATATCGGCCTTTGAAGCTGCTGTAGAAGGAGCTACTTTGCGTTTACGCCCTATCCTGATGACCTCGTTTGCCTTTATTGCCGGGATGATTCCGCTTTGCCTCGCCTCTGGCGCAGGGGCTTTGGGGAATAAATCAATCGGAGTGGCCGCCGCCGGAGGGATGCTCATCGGCACGGTCATCGGGGTGTTCCTCATTCCCGGGCTGTATGTCATCTTTGCCGAGCTAGGCAAGAAACGCAATGCCTCCGCTGCCGATATAGTGCCCGAAACAACCCTAACAGAAACCAACGCTTAA
- a CDS encoding efflux transporter outer membrane subunit, with translation MSFRLPKSIIAPILGLLLMGLQLFSACNSFRPITLDTATLSTPERYGDRAAADTSNTLGARPWEEFFTDSALKALIAEALRNNQDLRIAQQRILQAQAQLQFAKGIRRPTLDALAVAGVTRFGDFTIDGVGNFDTNFSPNVTGSRVIPNPVPDFFLGFRSSWEIDIWGKWGAAKKSAQARLLASQEVQNLSTTEVVAQVASAYYELMALDEELAVINRNIALQESLLQLIRIQKEGGNVTALSVQQAEAQLYNTQSLAFGLQQQIVVLENYLNYLLGRFPQPIARSQGFMAQALPDLGNIGSPEQLVMRRPDIRQALLLLNANEAELRMAQLAFLPALNLQAQAGYNAFRGEVLFNTPASLAYNAFAGLIAPLLNRYQLKVQKSVSKAEAEIAALQVQQTLLQAYAEVLNQRQLIDNLAAVERLRQQEVQVLNQAVTTSQDLFVTGYASYLEVIVAQKSVLEAQMSFVDIRKQQFQGYIQLYRALGGGW, from the coding sequence ATGTCATTCAGACTTCCAAAATCAATTATAGCCCCCATATTGGGGCTGTTGTTGATGGGCTTGCAGCTGTTTAGCGCTTGCAACAGCTTCAGACCCATCACCCTCGACACCGCCACTCTCAGCACGCCCGAGCGGTACGGCGATCGTGCGGCGGCCGATACCAGCAATACCCTTGGTGCGCGCCCTTGGGAGGAGTTTTTTACAGACTCCGCCCTCAAAGCACTGATTGCGGAGGCGCTGCGCAACAACCAAGACCTGCGCATTGCCCAACAGCGCATCTTGCAAGCACAAGCCCAACTACAGTTTGCCAAGGGCATTCGCCGCCCTACACTCGATGCCTTGGCTGTTGCCGGAGTTACCCGTTTCGGTGATTTCACCATCGACGGAGTCGGTAATTTTGATACCAATTTCTCCCCCAATGTTACGGGCAGCCGTGTGATTCCCAACCCTGTCCCTGATTTCTTCTTGGGCTTTCGTAGTAGCTGGGAAATAGACATCTGGGGCAAGTGGGGCGCAGCCAAAAAATCAGCCCAAGCGCGCTTGTTGGCCTCTCAAGAAGTACAAAACCTCAGCACTACCGAAGTAGTAGCACAGGTAGCTTCGGCCTACTATGAGCTGATGGCCTTGGACGAGGAGCTGGCCGTAATCAATCGCAACATCGCCCTACAAGAGAGCTTGCTACAGCTCATCCGCATTCAAAAAGAAGGGGGCAATGTAACGGCGCTTTCCGTACAACAGGCCGAAGCCCAACTCTACAATACCCAAAGCCTGGCCTTTGGCCTCCAGCAGCAGATTGTGGTGCTCGAAAACTACCTCAACTACTTGCTAGGTCGCTTTCCTCAGCCCATTGCCCGCAGCCAAGGGTTTATGGCCCAAGCCCTGCCCGATTTGGGCAATATAGGCAGCCCCGAACAGCTGGTGATGCGCCGCCCCGACATCCGCCAGGCCTTGTTGTTGCTCAATGCCAATGAAGCCGAGCTGCGTATGGCACAGTTGGCCTTCTTGCCGGCACTCAACCTCCAAGCCCAAGCCGGCTACAATGCCTTCCGAGGAGAGGTGCTTTTCAACACCCCGGCCTCCTTGGCTTACAATGCCTTTGCCGGACTGATAGCGCCTTTGCTCAACCGATACCAGCTAAAAGTACAAAAAAGTGTGAGCAAGGCCGAGGCCGAAATCGCCGCCCTACAGGTACAACAAACCTTGTTGCAAGCCTACGCCGAAGTGCTTAACCAGCGCCAACTCATTGACAACCTCGCCGCCGTAGAACGCCTCCGCCAACAAGAGGTGCAGGTGCTCAATCAGGCCGTTACGACCTCACAAGACCTCTTCGTAACCGGATATGCCAGCTACCTAGAGGTGATTGTGGCGCAAAAAAGTGTGCTCGAAGCACAAATGAGCTTCGTCGATATTCGCAAACAACAATTCCAAGGGTACATACAGCTCTACCGAGCGCTCGGCGGGGGCTGGTAA
- a CDS encoding phosphoribosylanthranilate isomerase, which produces MRSPENITNVISAAAPQYLGLIFYPKSPRFVPLSEAAALSALDFGGVKKVGVFVNAAEATIIEHQAAFGLELVQLHGQESSDFCARLRALLPQSCNILKAWGPTPDTDWQALAAYEPYIVAFLFDTPSAQHGGTGRRFDWSILQDYPLKTPFWLSGGLDLDNIAEALLLAQQQRWPLQGLDVNSRFELAPALKNTELLAQLRQQLDTFHTTEAQN; this is translated from the coding sequence ATGCGTTCTCCCGAAAACATCACCAACGTGATAAGCGCTGCCGCGCCACAGTACTTAGGCCTGATTTTTTACCCCAAATCGCCTCGGTTTGTCCCCCTCTCAGAGGCGGCGGCGCTTTCTGCCCTTGATTTTGGTGGGGTAAAGAAGGTCGGGGTTTTTGTCAATGCGGCAGAGGCCACCATCATCGAGCACCAAGCTGCTTTTGGGCTGGAGCTTGTTCAGCTTCACGGCCAAGAGTCTTCCGATTTTTGTGCTCGCTTGCGGGCTTTATTGCCCCAATCTTGTAATATTTTGAAGGCTTGGGGGCCGACCCCTGATACTGATTGGCAGGCCTTGGCCGCCTATGAGCCATACATAGTTGCTTTTTTGTTTGACACGCCCTCGGCTCAACACGGTGGCACAGGAAGGCGGTTTGATTGGTCGATATTGCAAGACTACCCTCTCAAAACACCTTTCTGGTTGAGTGGTGGGTTAGATTTGGACAATATCGCGGAGGCCTTGTTATTGGCCCAACAACAACGCTGGCCGCTTCAGGGGCTAGATGTCAACAGCCGCTTTGAGTTGGCTCCTGCACTCAAAAACACCGAGTTGTTGGCACAATTGCGCCAACAACTTGATACCTTTCATACTACCGAAGCGCAAAACTGA
- a CDS encoding DUF3592 domain-containing protein, producing the protein MGGYKKASFVGIAIVILGGAVLGYGLWFLVQQINLEAGGELTTGQVFEIEHKAIYQSPWVRFITKEGQEVVFKSELAQNVDIFPYSIGQEVTVIYNPQNPQQAKMYAFWERHFEPVFLSIVGLFMLFFGFFYAGFFCEKPKNIPLVYD; encoded by the coding sequence ATGGGTGGATACAAAAAAGCTTCTTTCGTCGGGATTGCCATCGTTATATTGGGTGGAGCCGTATTGGGTTATGGTCTGTGGTTTTTGGTTCAACAAATAAACCTCGAAGCTGGCGGAGAACTGACCACCGGACAGGTATTTGAAATCGAACACAAAGCCATTTACCAGTCGCCTTGGGTTAGATTTATAACCAAGGAAGGACAAGAAGTGGTTTTCAAAAGTGAGTTAGCACAAAATGTGGATATTTTCCCTTATAGCATTGGCCAAGAGGTAACGGTCATATACAATCCCCAAAATCCTCAGCAAGCCAAGATGTATGCTTTTTGGGAACGCCACTTTGAACCTGTATTTTTGAGCATTGTAGGGCTGTTTATGCTTTTCTTCGGCTTTTTTTACGCTGGCTTTTTTTGCGAAAAGCCTAAAAATATACCTCTAGTTTATGATTAG
- a CDS encoding ribose-phosphate diphosphokinase — translation MQVLTSVSGNGTILVADELLSITPSIVFKSMNRPILFATQAYQYLLEELLAQAPDRWERGEVTVKYFPDGERYQRILTEVRQRTVVLVGGTIDDPNTLELYDLACALVKYGAETLTLVVPYFGYATMERAVKRGEVVTAKTRARLLSSIPYADKHNRLVMIDLHVAGMEYYFENHVRPVHLYAKELVIEAARAFGETDFVLACTDAGRAKWVESLANDIGVEAAFVFKRRLSGSQTAITGINAEVRGRKVVIYDDMIRTGGSLINAAQAYHQAGAEEVYAITTHGLFSNNALERLQHSGLFKQVACTNTHATVEQWRDNPFLLIKSVAPLLNQYLIEDTHNF, via the coding sequence ATGCAGGTTTTGACTTCTGTCAGCGGGAATGGTACGATTCTGGTGGCAGATGAGCTATTGAGCATCACCCCTAGCATTGTTTTCAAGTCTATGAACCGACCCATACTCTTTGCCACACAGGCCTACCAATACCTTCTCGAAGAACTACTAGCCCAAGCCCCCGACCGATGGGAGCGCGGGGAAGTTACTGTCAAATACTTCCCTGATGGGGAGCGCTATCAGCGTATCCTGACCGAAGTAAGGCAGCGCACTGTAGTGCTTGTAGGAGGTACTATAGACGACCCCAACACTCTCGAACTCTATGACTTGGCCTGCGCCTTGGTCAAATATGGGGCTGAAACACTGACCTTGGTTGTCCCTTATTTTGGTTATGCGACAATGGAGCGTGCTGTCAAGCGCGGGGAAGTAGTAACTGCCAAAACCAGAGCACGTCTCTTATCTTCTATCCCCTATGCAGACAAGCACAATAGGCTAGTAATGATTGACTTACACGTGGCCGGGATGGAATATTATTTTGAAAACCACGTCCGCCCCGTACATCTCTATGCTAAGGAGCTGGTCATCGAAGCAGCCCGGGCTTTTGGCGAAACAGACTTTGTGCTGGCCTGTACCGATGCGGGGCGCGCCAAGTGGGTAGAGTCCTTGGCCAACGACATTGGCGTAGAAGCTGCCTTTGTGTTCAAACGCCGTCTAAGCGGCAGCCAAACCGCCATTACAGGCATCAATGCCGAAGTCCGTGGTCGCAAAGTTGTCATTTATGATGATATGATTCGCACGGGAGGCTCCCTAATCAATGCCGCCCAAGCCTACCACCAAGCCGGCGCAGAAGAAGTATATGCCATCACAACCCACGGGCTATTCAGCAATAACGCCCTCGAACGCCTCCAGCACAGCGGCTTGTTCAAACAAGTAGCCTGTACCAATACCCACGCCACCGTAGAACAGTGGAGAGACAACCCTTTTCTGTTGATTAAAAGTGTCGCCCCGTTGTTGAACCAATACCTCATCGAAGATACTCACAATTTTTAA
- a CDS encoding acyl-CoA dehydrogenase family protein, which produces MQAIENKELVKGGEFLVKDIPATQVFIPEEFDEEQRMVAQSCLDLLDKEVLPILDKIDKAESPELMASLLDKSAELGLLATGVPEAYEGFGMNLNATMLVTDYLGGGHSFTVAFSAHTGIGTLPIQYYGNEAQKTKYLPKLATGELKACYCLTEPDSGSDANSGKTRATLSADGKHYVINGQKMWITNAGFADLFIVFAKIDDDKNLSAFIVEKDFGGITMNAPEHKMGIKGSDTRQVFFNDCHVPVENLLSERGNGFKIAVNILNIGRIKLGASNVGGARAALNHAIRYANERKQFGTAIANFGAIKHKLAEQAVRIYASESAVYRAGQNIDDCIEAFQAQGMEEAEAKLKSFEQFAIECALMKVHGSEVLDYCVDETVQVFGGMGYSADAPADRCYRDARINRIFEGTNEINRILAISTILKRGLKGELDLMSAIKAVQAEVRQGIAPRQTDGTALSYEEAATKQLKKALLLMIGHTVQHVGEAIKDEQELLISLANMLVEVYAAESVVLRTQKLIQQRGTEACQYQEMMAKIYLQEAADQVYLNGKEVLSAIAQGEAYAQALAALRQYTELNPINAKALRRQIADRLIAEGKYAF; this is translated from the coding sequence ATGCAAGCAATAGAAAATAAAGAGTTGGTCAAAGGCGGTGAATTTCTTGTCAAAGATATTCCTGCGACACAGGTATTTATCCCCGAAGAGTTTGACGAAGAGCAGCGGATGGTAGCGCAGTCTTGTCTCGATTTGTTGGATAAGGAGGTTTTGCCTATCCTTGATAAAATTGACAAGGCCGAAAGCCCCGAGCTGATGGCCTCGCTATTGGACAAATCAGCCGAGCTGGGGCTTCTGGCCACTGGTGTTCCTGAGGCATACGAAGGTTTTGGGATGAACCTCAACGCTACAATGTTGGTAACAGACTACCTTGGCGGCGGTCATTCGTTTACGGTGGCCTTCTCGGCACATACCGGTATCGGCACGCTCCCCATCCAGTATTATGGTAACGAAGCCCAAAAAACCAAGTATTTGCCCAAACTAGCCACTGGCGAGCTCAAAGCCTGCTACTGCCTCACTGAGCCTGATTCTGGCTCGGATGCCAACTCAGGCAAAACACGCGCAACCCTCTCTGCCGACGGCAAACACTATGTCATAAATGGGCAGAAGATGTGGATTACCAATGCCGGTTTTGCTGATTTGTTTATTGTATTTGCCAAAATAGACGATGACAAAAATCTGTCGGCCTTTATTGTAGAAAAAGACTTTGGTGGCATCACGATGAACGCCCCCGAGCACAAAATGGGCATCAAAGGCTCTGACACACGCCAAGTTTTTTTCAACGACTGCCACGTGCCGGTCGAAAACCTACTTTCGGAGCGCGGCAATGGCTTCAAGATTGCCGTCAACATCCTCAATATTGGGCGCATCAAGCTAGGGGCTTCTAATGTTGGTGGTGCACGCGCAGCCCTCAACCACGCCATTCGTTATGCCAACGAACGTAAACAATTTGGGACGGCCATTGCCAACTTCGGTGCTATCAAACACAAACTGGCAGAGCAGGCCGTGCGTATCTACGCCAGCGAATCGGCTGTATACCGCGCCGGGCAAAATATAGACGACTGCATCGAGGCTTTCCAAGCCCAAGGGATGGAAGAGGCCGAAGCCAAGCTCAAAAGTTTCGAGCAATTTGCCATCGAGTGTGCCCTGATGAAAGTTCACGGCTCTGAAGTATTGGACTATTGCGTAGACGAGACCGTACAGGTTTTTGGTGGAATGGGCTACTCTGCTGACGCTCCGGCAGACCGCTGCTACCGCGATGCACGCATCAACCGTATTTTTGAAGGTACCAACGAGATCAACCGCATTCTCGCAATCAGTACCATCCTCAAGCGCGGCCTCAAAGGTGAGCTTGACCTGATGAGCGCCATCAAGGCTGTGCAAGCCGAAGTACGCCAAGGTATCGCCCCACGCCAAACTGATGGCACTGCGCTAAGCTATGAGGAGGCTGCCACCAAACAACTCAAAAAAGCGCTGTTGCTCATGATAGGCCATACCGTCCAGCACGTCGGAGAAGCCATCAAAGACGAGCAAGAGCTGCTTATCAGCCTAGCCAATATGTTGGTAGAGGTGTACGCCGCCGAGTCGGTAGTGTTGCGTACCCAGAAACTCATCCAACAACGCGGTACAGAGGCTTGTCAATACCAAGAGATGATGGCCAAAATTTATCTACAAGAGGCCGCCGACCAAGTCTACCTCAATGGCAAAGAGGTGCTCAGCGCCATTGCTCAAGGTGAAGCTTATGCCCAGGCCCTAGCCGCCTTACGCCAATATACTGAGCTGAACCCAATCAATGCCAAAGCCCTACGTCGTCAGATTGCCGACCGCCTGATTGCCGAAGGTAAATACGCTTTCTAG